In the Desulfitobacterium hafniense DCB-2 genome, AGCTTAAGAAAGGTTTCTTGCCTCCTTAATCATAGACGCCTCCTGTACATAACCGCAGGAGGCATCGTTTTTTAGTTATTGACTTGCCAGACGGTCGGACCCGAGGAATAGGTCTAATTGCTAATGGAATTATTTACAAAATCAAATTCATATAATATAATAAAATTAAAATATTAGAAAATACTAATGTAATTATCTGAATGAGGTGTGATAATGAACAATAATATGGGTAATCAACTTATTTCTAATGTATTCAAAGCCCTTAGCCACCCTACAAGAATTCAAATTATAAAGCTTTTAAGAAATGGTGAACTGTGCGTTTGCGATATCCTACCGAATCTTGACGCAGAGCAATCGAATACATCTCAACACCTGGCTGTCCTAAAAAATCAAGGTATTGTGGAAAGCCGAAAAGAGGGTTCAAAGGTTATCTACTCCATTAAGCATAATGAGGTTTATGAAATGATTGATTTCGCTGAGACCATAATTCTTCGTCAAATAGAAGATACCAAAACATCGTTGCTCAATAAATAGGGACTAAAAGGCTCTGCTGTATCTTATGTGGAAATTAACTGGGAGGTTAATCTAATGGGTGAGAACGAAAACCGGAAATCCAATCGAATTGTCCTAAAAATCGTTATCCCTCTTTTGCTATTGTCCATTGTCGCTGGTATATGGGCTATGAAGAATTCAGATAGTGGCCTTGCATCGGAAAGTAACATTAATCCTGATTTTGCATTGCATGTTACTCAAGAACTTGAGCTAGAAAAGTTAAAGTCATATGGGGTACCGGTTGTTATTGACTTTGGAGCAGATTCTTGTATTCCATGCAAAGAAATGGCTCCCGTCTTAAAAGAATTGAATGAAGAGCTGCAAGGAAGAGCAATTGTAAAGTTTGTTGATGTATGGAAATATGAGGAGTTTGCTAAAGGCTATCCCATCAACCTAATACCGACACAGATTTTTATTGATGCTGAAGGTCAGCCGTATAAACCGAAAGATCCTGAAGCAACACAAATGACGCTCTATTCTTTGAGAGAGACAGGAGAACATGTGTTTACGACACATGAAGGCGGTCTAACCAAAAATCAACTGTTAGAGATCTTGAAGGAAATGGGATTAGAATAATGGGTATAACAACAAATCTGTGGCTGGAATCGATTGCATCAGCAATATCAGTAAATACTTGGTTGGCGCCTTTTTTGGCTTTAGTTGCTGGGATTTTAACATCCATTACACCTTGTGCGCTAAGCAGTGTCCCCCTTGTGATTGGTTATGTAGGTGGTGCTGGACAGCGAGATGCAAGAAAGGCTTTCTGGCTTTCGGCAGTATTTGCACTAGGCATGTCGCTTACCTTTACCGTTTTAGGTACAGTTGCTTCGCTTTTGGGGAGACTTTTGCATGGAACGGGTTCCTGGTGGTACATATTTCTTGGTGTACTTATGCTTTTGATGGCATTGCAGATTTGGGGGATATATGATTTTGTTCCATCTTCATACGCCATCAGTAAAAATACGAAGCGTGGTTTTGGAGGGGCTTTTTTGGCAGGAATTTTAGGAGGGTTCTTCTCATCTCCCTGTGCAACGCCTGTTTTAGTGGTATTACTTGCTGTAGTGGCACAGGAAGGAAGCCTTATGTGGGGTATCTTACTTTTATTGCTCTATTCTTTAGGGCACAGTTTTCTGATCTTGATTGCAGGGACTTCAGTCGGTTTTGTACATACGTTATCATCTAGTGAGAAATATGGTAAATTAAGCAACCTACTAAAAATCCTCATGGGTTTAATCATTATGTGCATCAGCTTTTATATGTTTTATATAGGCTTCTAAAATGAGGAAGGAATATACGGCAACGCGAAAGATGAGTATCATCCAGTTCTATTAGCAATAAAGGATTTGCTTTACTAACCTAATTAAGTGCTTATAAAAAATCATGAGGAAGTGCGTTATGATTTACTTAGATAATGCTGCAACTACATGGCCTAAACCTCCTGAAGTAGTTCAAGCTATGGCTGACTTTATGATTAATATGGGTGGGAATTCTGGTAGGGGAACTCATTCCGCGTCTATTCAGGCTGCAAATGTAGTTTTTGATACACGAGTGGAGTTAGCTGAGCTTTTTGGGCTAAAGAATCCTTCGCGTATTGCTTTTACAAGCAATGCTACACACGCCATTAATCAAGCGCTGGTTGGATTGTTATACCCAGGCGATCATGTCATTACTTCATCATTGGAGCATAATGCAGTGGTTCGTCCCTTAAAAGCCTTAGAAAGATACGGTGTTTCTGTTACAGAAGTCTCTGGCGAACCGGGCAATGAATTTTCTTTAGAGCACTATCGGCAATCCTTTCAAAAAAATACAAAATGCGTAATTACCTTGCATGCATCCAATGTCACTGGAACTCTATTACCCATCGAGGAGATTGGAAAAATCGCCGGGGAACATGGCGTAAAATACATCGTTGATGCAGCCCAGACTGCGGGAGTGTTTGACATCGATCTTGAGACCCTACCTATAGATATTTTGACCTTTCCTGGTCACAAGGGCTTACTCGGTCCCCAGGGAACTGGAGGTCTAGCACTCCGGGAGGGCGTTAACCTCAAACCTTTAATTTACGGGGGGACCGGGAGCTTGTCTGAATCGGAAAACCAGCCCGATTTCTTACCGGATGCGTTGGAAAGTGGCACATTGAACGGAGTGGGAATTGCAGGACTAGGAGCAAGTGTTCAGTATCTCAGAAGCTTAGGGTTACATGTGATACGGAAAAGAGAGCTTGAGCTATGCCAACAGCTTATAGATGGGTTAAGTGAAATTCCAGAGGTAAAGATTTACGGAGAGAATAACGCTTTAAACCGAGCACCTATTGTCTCTTTTAATATCGGTTCACTAGATTCTATGTTCGTTGCTGATCGATTGGATCAAGTTTATGGAATCCGGAGCCGAGCGGGAATGCATTGCGCACCTCATGCTCACCGAATGTTCAAAACGATCAGTCAAGGAGTTATTCGGTTTAGTCCGTCGCATTTTACTCAATCTGAAGAAATTGCTGAAGCGATCCAAGCTGTTAGGAATTTGGCGAAGGAATTCGAGAGGACTGTATGAGGGAAAGGAATAATGATGGAAGGAGAGATGGATTAATGCTTTATGGATCATTAATTGAATATCGTGCCTTGGTTACATTTCCATCCTTAACTCAATCGCTCGGTGCAGAACGGGTGCTTAAGCGTTTAGATTGCCCCTATGCCTCGATACCTACACCGCGGAGTGTAAGATCAGGGTGTAATACGGCCATATGCTTTCCCATAGAGCGTAGAGAAATCATTGAAGATTTAATTGATAGTGGAGTTGTGTTTCTTGGGGCATATGAAGCGACGGACGAAGGGTTTACAAATTTATAAGAAGATGTTGTAAACGGATATGAGAAAAGAGACCGTACACACCGGTCTCTTTTCAGTAAAGGCTATGACTTTAAGAGAAAGCAGTTGGAAATCAATCTTAGTTAAGATATTTCTTTATCTCTTCCGCAGAGAGCACTTTTCCCATGACTTTTACTTGTTCATTAACTACAAGAGCCGGGGTTTTCATGACGCCATAGGCCATAATGGCTTGAAGATCCTCAACTTTTTCGACAACAGCATCAAGCCCTAATTCTTTAATCGCTTCTTTAGCATTTGCCTCTAACTTTTTACAATTAGCACAACCTGTCCCTAGAATTTTAATAACCATATAAATATCCCCTTTCAATTATTATTAGCAAAATTACCTTTGGTTTATTGGTGTTTGGTTCGTAAACCCCGTGGGTACTTTTGCGACACAGGCACCGCACTCTGTACAGGTCTCATAGTCAATTACCGGGTACCAGTTCTTTGACATGCTATTCCTCCTTTTACACTAATTACAATAGCAAGTAACCATAAATATTAAAGGTATACCCAATTATGAGAATCCCTATGGTAACAACACTGACGAAGATGACAAGAAGCTTCATTTTGACCACTCTTTTTAGCATAATCAGTGAAGGAAGAGACAGTGCCGTAACAGCCATCATGAAGGATAGTGCAGTTCCGAGTCCGACTCCTTTTAAGACAAGAGCTTCAGCAATTGGTAACGTTCCAAAAATATCAGCATACATAGGCATACCGACAAATGTAGCCAGTAATACAGAATACCATTTGTCCTGTCCCAGTGCAGCAGAGATTATTGACTGAGGAATCCAGTTATGAATGGCAGCCCCGATCCCGACACCAATCAGTATATATAACCAAACTCTTCTAATAATATCCAGAACTTGATTTTTAGAAAAATCGATTCGATCTTTAAAGGTCAGCTCTTCTTGTTCAACCTCAGCCATTTTATTGTTAAGCACAAAAGGCTCGATATATTTTTCTAACTTTGACTTTCCAATAATGGTTCCTCCGACCACCGCAAGAACAAGCCCCACAACCACATAGGCAATAGCAATTTTCCAATTGAAGATACTTGCCAGCAAAATTACAGAGGCTAAATCGACAAGTGGAGAAGAGATGAGGAACGAAAAAGTAACACCTAGAGGGAGGCCGGCACTGGTAAATCCAATAAAAAGGGGTATGGAGGAACATGAACAAAAGGGAGTTACGGTACCTAGGAGTGCACCGAGAATATTTCCCGAGATCCCATTAAATCTACCGAGGATTTTCTTTGTCCTTTCAGGTGGGAAGTAACTTTGAATATAGGAAATTATAAATATTAATACTGATAACAAGATGAATATTTTAAGGACATCGTAGATGAAAAAGTGAATGCTGCCGCCTAAACGATCAGAGATGCTAAGGCCAAACACATTTTCAACTAAGCTTTCTGTTAAATCCGAAAGCCACTGCATTTTTAACAGCTGGTTATTTAACCAATCAAAAATAAACATAAAATCCGACTCCTTATAAATCTAACTCTCCATTGGTTGATTAATCCTCTTTGAGGTTACAGCACGCATTCAGGTATATTTCCTTGTCTTCGAGGCGATTCTGATCAGTGATGAGTTGAGGGTAAGATTCTAGGTCCCTCAAAATACTCCTTAAGATATTAATGAGAGTTTGATTTTCCTTTTTTAATGAATAAAAAACAAATTTCTCCTTTCTCATATCAGAAACCAGGTTTGTGTCTCTCAATTTGGATAAACTTTTTGAAATTTTAGGTTGTGGAAGATCTAATACTCCACTGAGCTCACAAACACACAGTTCCTCCTGGTACAAGAGAATAAGTACTCTTAATCGAGTTTCGTCAGATAATATTTTAAAGATATTAGTTAATGATGATGTCATAAGCATATCTCCTTTCATCTACATATGCACATAAGTGAATATGAATAAATTATAGTACTATAAAAGGATTTAGTCAATATAAAACTGTGAGTAAAAGTCTGCTGGTAGCTGCAGAAAGATTCCAATTAGGCAATTAAAAAATAGTCATATGCAAAGACCGAAACGGGTAAGTACTCGTTTCGGTCTTAAGGTTACAATTAGTATTTGCTAGAAGACTCCAATTGTTCTAATAGGTGTGAGTCGAATAAGGTAGGACGTGCTATAAGGCTTACTCGAATGTATAGTTACCAGCCTTGTCGATAATCATTCTGTTGTCTAAAACAAACACATTCATGTAGCCTTCTGCCTTTAAGTGAGCCTGGGTTACTCTAGCCTTAGTCCCAGCATTACAATGTACGAGAATAACAGAATCTTTATTGGGAATGGCTTGCTCTACGATAGCCATTGTAGCAACGTGATCCACAGTGAAGGTTTCGGCAGCACCTAGATTCATGGCTCCCTTGATATTACCAGTTTCATGATCGACCTTATTGCGTGTATCGATTATGTAGTAATCTTTACCGATTTCACCAATCATTTTGGCTTGCCACGCATTAGGTTTTAAGTGCTCAGTATTAGCATTGATTTTAGCGGCACCAATGTAACCTTTAGAGTCGAAGGCTGTCCAGCCATTGAGTCCATATACATTGGTATAACCTGCTTCTACAAATTTAGCCAGGTGAGCCTTGACACGCCCTCCAGATTTGCAGTGAAGCAGAATTAAGGCGTCCTTGGGGATGGCTGTTAATTTTTCGTTAATAATGGTCATGTCGCCCTTGGCCAATGTTTCATTGGCATCGATGTTAATAGAGCCTTCTATAGCTTTTTCTAGCTTGATCTCAGCAGGGGTACGAAGATCTATCACATAGTAGTCCTTGTTGATTTCCCCACTCATTTTTGCTTTCCAAGCGTCAAACTCTAGCAAATTAGTCTGAAATAGATCTTGTGTAGGAGTATTTGATATAGTCGACTGTGATGGTGCTGGTGATAGCGATGGTTGGGTAGTTGATTCGGAGTTACAGCCTGCAAGAAGGCTTGTGACCAGTATCAGGTATACAAGGTATAATACTGCTTTGGACCTCATTGATATTCATCCTTTCCTTCAAGTAAAGTTTTAACCTTGTGAAATTGTTAATATAAAGGTCAAACCCTATTGTATAAAATTAGGCATAAAAAGTATGTGATAAATATACAATTCTTGCGGTTTTCCTTGTTGTAATATGCATAATGGACTATGAAGAATTGAAGAAAGCCGAAAATTTCTGCATTGCCTGAAACACCAAGGATTATATTCATTGGTGTTTCCTCTTTAATCGTAGACGCCCCCTGTATAACCACAGGAGGCGTTCTTTTTGTTGTTATTATTTAGCTAACTAACTCTTGAGTTAATTTGGCTAATCCTTTGTAGAACTTGTTTTTGGAGTTGTTTTCAATTCTGTTGGCGAAATCCATGATCCAAGGCCTTAGGTATTTATTATTAAAGGCATCTTTCATAGTAAGCCACTTGTTGTCCTTGGTCTCAAGGTGTTTTGCAATAAGGTAATACAAAAATTCCAGTTCGGTGATAATGTGATCCGGAGGTTGTTTGAAATCATTTGATAATGTCAGACCAGCTTCCCGATATGCCTGTAACACTTCGACAGTAGAATCCCCCATGAGTCGGCGTTGACCATCCAAATAAATAGAGCCATAAGGCGGTGCCAGCAGGTCAAAAGGTCCAACAAATAATTTTGCATGTTCCAGTTTTA is a window encoding:
- a CDS encoding ArsR/SmtB family transcription factor, yielding MNNNMGNQLISNVFKALSHPTRIQIIKLLRNGELCVCDILPNLDAEQSNTSQHLAVLKNQGIVESRKEGSKVIYSIKHNEVYEMIDFAETIILRQIEDTKTSLLNK
- a CDS encoding thioredoxin family protein, with product MGENENRKSNRIVLKIVIPLLLLSIVAGIWAMKNSDSGLASESNINPDFALHVTQELELEKLKSYGVPVVIDFGADSCIPCKEMAPVLKELNEELQGRAIVKFVDVWKYEEFAKGYPINLIPTQIFIDAEGQPYKPKDPEATQMTLYSLRETGEHVFTTHEGGLTKNQLLEILKEMGLE
- a CDS encoding cytochrome c biogenesis CcdA family protein is translated as MGITTNLWLESIASAISVNTWLAPFLALVAGILTSITPCALSSVPLVIGYVGGAGQRDARKAFWLSAVFALGMSLTFTVLGTVASLLGRLLHGTGSWWYIFLGVLMLLMALQIWGIYDFVPSSYAISKNTKRGFGGAFLAGILGGFFSSPCATPVLVVLLAVVAQEGSLMWGILLLLLYSLGHSFLILIAGTSVGFVHTLSSSEKYGKLSNLLKILMGLIIMCISFYMFYIGF
- a CDS encoding aminotransferase class V-fold PLP-dependent enzyme; this encodes MIYLDNAATTWPKPPEVVQAMADFMINMGGNSGRGTHSASIQAANVVFDTRVELAELFGLKNPSRIAFTSNATHAINQALVGLLYPGDHVITSSLEHNAVVRPLKALERYGVSVTEVSGEPGNEFSLEHYRQSFQKNTKCVITLHASNVTGTLLPIEEIGKIAGEHGVKYIVDAAQTAGVFDIDLETLPIDILTFPGHKGLLGPQGTGGLALREGVNLKPLIYGGTGSLSESENQPDFLPDALESGTLNGVGIAGLGASVQYLRSLGLHVIRKRELELCQQLIDGLSEIPEVKIYGENNALNRAPIVSFNIGSLDSMFVADRLDQVYGIRSRAGMHCAPHAHRMFKTISQGVIRFSPSHFTQSEEIAEAIQAVRNLAKEFERTV
- a CDS encoding DUF3343 domain-containing protein — encoded protein: MLYGSLIEYRALVTFPSLTQSLGAERVLKRLDCPYASIPTPRSVRSGCNTAICFPIERREIIEDLIDSGVVFLGAYEATDEGFTNL
- a CDS encoding thioredoxin family protein encodes the protein MVIKILGTGCANCKKLEANAKEAIKELGLDAVVEKVEDLQAIMAYGVMKTPALVVNEQVKVMGKVLSAEEIKKYLN
- a CDS encoding 4Fe-4S binding protein yields the protein MSKNWYPVIDYETCTECGACVAKVPTGFTNQTPINQR
- a CDS encoding permease; this translates as MFIFDWLNNQLLKMQWLSDLTESLVENVFGLSISDRLGGSIHFFIYDVLKIFILLSVLIFIISYIQSYFPPERTKKILGRFNGISGNILGALLGTVTPFCSCSSIPLFIGFTSAGLPLGVTFSFLISSPLVDLASVILLASIFNWKIAIAYVVVGLVLAVVGGTIIGKSKLEKYIEPFVLNNKMAEVEQEELTFKDRIDFSKNQVLDIIRRVWLYILIGVGIGAAIHNWIPQSIISAALGQDKWYSVLLATFVGMPMYADIFGTLPIAEALVLKGVGLGTALSFMMAVTALSLPSLIMLKRVVKMKLLVIFVSVVTIGILIIGYTFNIYGYLLL
- a CDS encoding metalloregulator ArsR/SmtB family transcription factor, which translates into the protein MKGDMLMTSSLTNIFKILSDETRLRVLILLYQEELCVCELSGVLDLPQPKISKSLSKLRDTNLVSDMRKEKFVFYSLKKENQTLINILRSILRDLESYPQLITDQNRLEDKEIYLNACCNLKED
- a CDS encoding rhodanese-like domain-containing protein, which translates into the protein MRSKAVLYLVYLILVTSLLAGCNSESTTQPSLSPAPSQSTISNTPTQDLFQTNLLEFDAWKAKMSGEINKDYYVIDLRTPAEIKLEKAIEGSINIDANETLAKGDMTIINEKLTAIPKDALILLHCKSGGRVKAHLAKFVEAGYTNVYGLNGWTAFDSKGYIGAAKINANTEHLKPNAWQAKMIGEIGKDYYIIDTRNKVDHETGNIKGAMNLGAAETFTVDHVATMAIVEQAIPNKDSVILVHCNAGTKARVTQAHLKAEGYMNVFVLDNRMIIDKAGNYTFE
- a CDS encoding TorD/DmsD family molecular chaperone, with the protein product MTALLDTQELTQTANIYKLISLLYGSPTDAMEDVLSFLKETLTDIRPDLIPIVSEMEKFFVGNTNLEDLKLEHAKLFVGPFDLLAPPYGSIYLDGQRRLMGDSTVEVLQAYREAGLTLSNDFKQPPDHIITELEFLYYLIAKHLETKDNKWLTMKDAFNNKYLRPWIMDFANRIENNSKNKFYKGLAKLTQELVS